Proteins co-encoded in one Perca flavescens isolate YP-PL-M2 chromosome 11, PFLA_1.0, whole genome shotgun sequence genomic window:
- the pdzk1 gene encoding Na(+)/H(+) exchange regulatory cofactor NHE-RF3 produces MAGYKSRVISLTKRPGHTFGFYLRVEQGEEGHLIRCLEMGGPAELAGMRDGDRILRVNGTFVDGLSHSEVVDKVRNSGASVTFHILDEASYMLAKAQGLDLSNPQSTAVANGVAKQALKPKLCYLVKSSSSYGFSLRSVKGEQGLFMTEVIQGSVADRAGVNVNDRLLEINGESVEGSTHEHVVDKIKLAGSSIMFLLVDEETDRHYKNMRMKIGAWLATAKYLPHKPRVVNMTKGPDGYGFLLKEEINLTGHFIRDIDRGSPAEKAGLKEMDRLVSVDGKEVDGCSHKQVVDKIRLSGNKCCLLVVDKDTDQMYKQGKVSPMLFLEEMDSSSPPSYTEALNLPAPVRPSTPVQGRKEELKPKLCKMEKTSAGYGFHLNSIQGVPGQYIKEVVKGGAADRAGMEDDDIVVEVNRVNVEQSSHEEAVALIRNSGSSLEILVAKKSVYDQLKAKGVAITPLLLGETSYAQVHTAEEVERHEEARPETPTEPERKRTTSSLSQDSIDERL; encoded by the exons ATGGCTGGGTACAAGTCGAGGGTGATCTCTCTAACCAAGAGGCCGGGTCATACATTTGGCTTCTACTTAAGGGTGGAGCAGGGTGAGGAGGGTCACCTGATTCGCTGCCTGGAAATGGGAGGTCCAGCTGAACTGGCTGGCATGAGAGATGGAGACCGCATCCTGCGGGTCAATGGAACATTTGTTGATGGACTGTCCCATTCAGAG GTGGTGGACAAGGTGAGAAACAGCGGAGCATCAGTCACCTTCCACATCCTGGATGAAGCTTCCTACATGCTAGCCAAAGCACAGGGATTGGACCTGTCCAACCCTCAGAGCACAGCAGTTGCCAATGGTGTGGCCAAACAGGCTCTAAAACCCAAACTCTGCTACCTGGTTAAGTCCAGCTCAAGCTATGGGTTTTCTCTTCGCTCAGTCAAAG GTGAACAGGGTTTGTTCATGACAGAGGTGATCCAAGGAAGCGTGGCTGACAGGGCCGGGGTCAATGTCAACGACCGCCTGCTGGAGATCAACGGGGAGAGCGTAGAGGGCTCCACACACGAACACGTAGTGGACAAGATAAAGCTGGCTGGTAGCAGCATCATGTTCCTGCTGGTTGACgaggaaacagacagacactatAAGAACATGCGTATGAAGATAGGAGCATGGTTAGCCACAGCCAAGTATCTCCCACACAAGCCACGTGTCGTCAACATGACCAAAGGACCTGATGGCTATGGCTTCCTGCTAAAGGAGGAGATCAACCTAACAG GCCACTTCATTAGGGACATAGACAGAGGCAGCCCAGCAGAAAAAGCAGGTCTGAAGGAAATGGACAGACTAGTATCTGTGGATGGAAAGGAGGTGGACGGCTGCAGCCATAAGCAGGTGGTGGACAAGATCAGGCTGAGTGGAAACAAATGCTGCCTCCTAGTGGTGGACAAAGACACGGACCAAATGTATAAGCAG GGGAAAGTGTCTCCAATGCTCTTCTTGGAGGAGATGGATTCCAGCTCACCGCCCAGTTATACAGAGGCCCTCAATTTACCTGCTCCTGTCCGACCATCCACACCTGTTcaggggaggaaggaggagcTCAAGCCTAAACTGTGTAAGATGGAGAAGACCTCAGCTGGCTATGGCTTTCACCTTAACAGCATCCAGGGGGTGCCTGGACAGTACATCAAGGAG GTGGTGAAGGGTGGAGCGGCTGACAGGGCAGGTATGGAGGATGACGACATTGTGGTGGAAGTGAACAGAGTAAATGTGGAGCAGAGCAGCCACGAGGAGGCGGTGGCACTGATCCGCAACAGTGGCAGCTCTCTGGAGATTCTGGTGGCGAAAAAGAGCGTCTATGACCAACTCAAAGCTAAAGGAGTGGCCATCACACCCCTGCTCCTCGGGGAAACATCTTATGCTCAGGTCCACACTGCAGAGGAAGTAGAGAGGCATGAGGAGGCCAGACCTGAAACCCCAACAGAACCAGAAAGAAAGAGG ACCACATCTTCTTTATCTCAAGACAGTATCGATGAGAGACTCTGA
- the si:ch73-390b10.2 gene encoding Golgi pH regulator, with amino-acid sequence MSFLVDSVIMFTSQVLFFGFGWLFFMRQLFKDYEVRQYIVQVVFSVTFAFSCTMFELIIFEILGALSTSSRYFHWKLNLYVILLVLIFVVPFYIGYFVVSNIRLLQRQKLLFACMVWFTFMYFFWKLGDPFPILSPKHGILSIEQLISRVGVIGVTLMALLSGFGAVNCPYTYMSYFLRNVTDSDILALERRLLQTMDMILSKKKRIAMTRRQMYQRGEDQNRQTGFWGMIKSVTSTQSGSENLSLIQQEVDALEELSRQLFLETVDLQATKERIEYSKTFQGKYFNVLGYFFSIYCVWKIFMATINIVFDRVGKTDPVTRGIEITVNYLGIQFDVKFWSQHISFILVGIIIVTSIRGLLITLTKFFYAISSNKSSNVIVLVLAQIMGMYFVSSVLLMRMSMPLEYRSIVTEVLGELQFNFYHRWFDVIFLVSALSSILFLYLAHKQSPEKHMAL; translated from the exons ATGTCGTTTCTGGTGGACTCAGTCATCATGTTCACCTCACAG GTGCTGTTCTTTGGATTTGGTTGGTTATTCTTCATGCGGCAGCTGTTTAAAGATTATGAG GTGCGACAGTACATTGTCCAGGTGGTTTTCTCTGTCACTTTTGCTTTTTCATGTACCATGTTTGAGCTCATCATCTTTGAGATCCTGGGTGCCTTAAGTACCAG CTCTAGGTATTTTCACTGGAAGCTGAATCTGTATGTGATACTACTGGTCCTAATCTTTGTGGTGCCTTTCTACATCGGTTACTTTGTTGTCAGCAACATACGCCTGT tgcAGAGACAGAAGCTTCTGTTCGCTTGTATGGTGTGGTTTACCTTCATGTATTTCTTCTGGAAGTTGGGAGACCCATTCCCCATCCTGAGTCCAAAACATG GCATCCTGTCCATTGAGCAGCTAATAAGTCGTGTTGGTGTGATCGGAGTCACCCTCATGGCTCTGTTGTCTGGGTTTGGTGCGGTCAACTGTCCCTACACGTACATGTCCTATTTTCTCAG AAATGTAACAGACAGTGACATCCTTGCTTTGGAGAGGCGACTGCTCCAGACAATGGACATGATTCTCAGCAAGAAGAAACG AATTGCCATGACACGGAGGCAGATGTACCAGCGTGGGGAAGAccagaacagacagacaggattcTGGGGCATGATAAAGAGTGTTACCTCTACACAATCAGGCAGCGAAA ACCTATCTCTGATCCAGCAGGAGGTTGATGCTCTAGAGGAGCTGAGTCGGCAACTCTTTCTTGAGACTGTGGACCTGCAAGCCACCAAG GAGCGAATTGAGTACTCCAAGACATTCCAGGGGAAATACTTCAATGTCCTCGGCTACTTTTTTTCCATCTACTGTGTTTGGAAAATCTTCATG GCCACAATAAACATTGTGTTTGATCGAGTTGGAAAGACGGATCCAGTGACGAGGGGTATTGAAATTACAGTGAACTACTTGGGCATCCAGTTTGAT gTAAAGTTTTGGTCCCAACACATCTCTTTCATCTTGGTGGGAATAATAATCGTTACATCCATTCGTGGCTTACTTATCACCCTCACTAAG TTCTTCTATGCAATATCaagcaacaagtcctccaatgTCATCGTGCTTGTTCTCGCTCAGATTATG GGGATGTATTTTGTGTCATCCGTATTGCTGATGCGTATGAGCATGCCGCTGGAGTATCGCTCAATTGTGACAGAGGTTCTGGGAGAGCTGCAGTTCAACTTCTACCACCGTTGGTTTGACGTCATCTTCTTGGTCAGCGCCCTGTCCAGCATCCTCTTCCTTTATCTCGCCCACAAGCAGTCCCCAGAGAAACACATGGCCCTCTGA